One window of the Gemmatimonadota bacterium genome contains the following:
- a CDS encoding class I SAM-dependent methyltransferase, whose product MTSPRNWAAPIGTAEVRASCRRLDARCHPLLQRLSRDDIYDHGNWMAPGGLLLAERLATALQLTPNSRVLDLGCGRGQSSVYLASRHRAHVVSVDLWIGAAERHRRAVRAGVGERITALQGDISRGVPIEPGSLDAIFSLQAFHCFGTSPWLLRYLVSLLKPGGRIGIAQGCFREEVEVLPPPFTTTDGCNAEYHKYHSPAWWGRHFAANDLLEIDQVEEVPDGDIMWEDHVQYHGDCAGWTAEYLAHSGWLIRQILAGQSAAPTLTHGLVVATRRTEAAGQIPFDIDPNSREQT is encoded by the coding sequence ATGACCAGCCCCCGGAACTGGGCAGCCCCCATCGGCACAGCGGAAGTCCGCGCATCCTGTCGGCGCCTCGACGCCAGGTGCCATCCACTGCTGCAGCGGCTGTCCAGGGACGACATCTACGACCACGGGAACTGGATGGCGCCGGGCGGGCTCCTGCTGGCCGAGCGGCTCGCCACCGCCCTCCAGCTCACGCCTAACAGCCGGGTGCTGGACCTCGGCTGCGGCCGGGGGCAGTCATCCGTCTATCTGGCCTCGCGCCACCGAGCTCACGTGGTCTCGGTGGACCTGTGGATCGGCGCCGCCGAGCGCCACAGGCGGGCGGTGCGGGCCGGCGTGGGCGAGCGCATTACCGCGCTTCAGGGCGACATCTCGCGCGGAGTACCGATCGAGCCGGGCAGTCTCGACGCGATCTTCTCGCTGCAGGCATTTCACTGCTTCGGCACCTCGCCCTGGCTGCTCCGCTACCTGGTTTCGCTGCTCAAGCCGGGCGGCCGGATCGGGATCGCTCAAGGGTGCTTCCGTGAGGAGGTGGAGGTCCTCCCGCCTCCCTTCACCACGACCGACGGCTGTAACGCCGAGTATCACAAGTACCACTCGCCCGCATGGTGGGGCCGTCACTTCGCAGCGAACGACTTGCTCGAGATCGACCAGGTCGAGGAGGTGCCCGACGGCGACATCATGTGGGAGGATCATGTGCAGTATCACGGGGACTGCGCCGGCTGGACCGCCGAGTACCTGGCGCACTCCGGGTGGCTGATCCGGCAGATCCTCGCCGGTCAGTCGGCTGCGCCCACCCTGACCCATGGTCTGGTCGTCGCCACTCGGCGAACCGAGGCGGCCGGTCAGATCCCTTTCGACATCGACCCCAATTCACGGGAGCAGACATGA
- a CDS encoding MBL fold metallo-hydrolase, with product MSDQPANPNTDAKPHQPEAGQPSRRGAIGAIVGALAAVGAAGSLSASPRPEAMAAETGTPELDALDRLTVKPTNLSMQPRVTYLGGPTFLIEIGRFRLVTDPGFDPQGTERNEGPGHLLTKVMAPPIPVDRIGPVDAVLLSHAQHLDNLDNEGRRLLARVGTTITTPASAEMKLPGKKVKGLATWASTEITNAAGERLKITAMPAVHTSNPALREAVGEVTGFMLEWQGAAAETFYISGDTVWIDEMNEIARRYKVNAAILHLGAANVPAVGDNFLTMSSAEGVRLAQTLGLKEVYPAHFEGWRHFSQGSWFIAREFEKAGLTSALRVLKPGEAANVAV from the coding sequence ATGTCCGACCAGCCAGCAAATCCGAACACCGATGCCAAGCCACATCAGCCGGAGGCCGGCCAACCGAGTCGCCGCGGCGCGATCGGTGCGATCGTCGGTGCCCTCGCGGCCGTTGGCGCCGCAGGATCGCTGTCCGCATCCCCCCGTCCCGAAGCGATGGCGGCCGAGACCGGCACGCCGGAGCTCGACGCGCTGGACCGTCTGACGGTCAAGCCGACCAACCTCAGCATGCAGCCGCGGGTCACCTACCTCGGCGGGCCGACCTTCCTGATCGAGATCGGCCGCTTCCGGCTGGTCACCGATCCCGGCTTCGACCCCCAGGGCACCGAACGCAACGAGGGCCCCGGCCACCTCCTCACCAAGGTCATGGCCCCACCGATCCCCGTCGATCGGATTGGCCCTGTGGACGCGGTGTTGCTCAGCCACGCCCAGCACCTCGACAACCTCGACAACGAGGGGCGCCGCCTCCTGGCTCGGGTCGGTACCACGATCACCACCCCCGCCAGCGCCGAGATGAAGCTGCCCGGCAAGAAGGTGAAGGGACTCGCCACCTGGGCATCGACCGAAATCACCAACGCTGCTGGTGAACGCCTCAAAATCACCGCGATGCCGGCGGTGCACACGAGCAACCCGGCGCTCCGCGAGGCGGTCGGCGAGGTGACCGGCTTCATGCTCGAGTGGCAGGGAGCCGCTGCGGAGACCTTCTACATCTCGGGCGACACGGTGTGGATCGACGAGATGAACGAAATCGCCCGGCGGTACAAGGTGAATGCGGCCATCCTGCACCTCGGCGCTGCCAACGTCCCTGCGGTGGGCGACAACTTCCTGACGATGAGTTCGGCCGAGGGGGTCCGGCTGGCCCAGACGCTTGGGCTGAAGGAAGTCTACCCGGCGCACTTCGAGGGCTGGAGGCACTTCAGCCAGGGGAGTTGGTTCATCGCCCGGGAGTTCGAGAAGGCCGGACTGACCTCCGCCCTGCGCGTGCTCAAGCCGGGCGAAGCGGCCAACGTCGCCGTCTGA
- a CDS encoding histidine kinase encodes MTSSRTPLIRVLGTGMGVWATVLVLHVAAAYSDMLRRGAPVTLRELLGAYLVAYLPWVAYTTVLYGAMDRRRAVLSERRFVAQWYVASLVFYLVPEVAWQVAAATLRNAPDPLSAFLPAFRRWPAELWLLDLALMTGSFVAIYALVAMREARALRERQRADEAERLTLRLELEQQRLRGIRAQLEPHFLFNALSAIAGLVRNNDQRVAIDAIGQLSAQLRHAITASQKDWSTIGEELQFVRGYVALQALRYPERLRVTVDAPAAAESFPCPPLLLQPLVENAIRHDLECHQDISTIDVAVTPGPAGTTITVRNSMHPGSPANPGLGLGLRGTRDRLALLYGEAARVEAGPADAHFVVTIFLPLVAKHDS; translated from the coding sequence ATGACCTCGTCACGGACTCCCCTGATTCGTGTCTTGGGCACCGGCATGGGCGTCTGGGCAACGGTGCTCGTCCTCCATGTCGCGGCCGCCTACAGCGACATGCTGCGCCGCGGTGCGCCGGTGACGCTCCGCGAACTCCTGGGCGCATACCTCGTCGCGTACCTGCCATGGGTCGCGTACACCACCGTGCTGTACGGCGCGATGGATCGTCGACGCGCCGTGCTCAGCGAGCGCCGGTTCGTGGCGCAATGGTACGTCGCCAGTCTCGTCTTCTACCTCGTCCCCGAGGTCGCGTGGCAGGTCGCGGCGGCGACCCTGCGCAATGCGCCCGACCCCCTCTCGGCCTTTCTCCCCGCCTTTCGTCGGTGGCCGGCCGAGCTGTGGCTCCTGGACCTGGCGCTGATGACCGGGAGCTTTGTGGCGATCTACGCGCTCGTGGCCATGCGCGAGGCGCGCGCGCTACGTGAGCGCCAGCGTGCCGACGAGGCCGAGCGCCTGACCCTGCGATTGGAACTCGAGCAGCAACGCTTGCGAGGCATCCGCGCCCAGCTCGAGCCGCATTTCCTGTTTAACGCGCTGAGTGCCATCGCCGGATTGGTCCGCAACAACGACCAACGCGTGGCCATCGACGCCATCGGCCAGCTCAGCGCGCAACTCCGGCATGCCATCACCGCCAGCCAGAAGGACTGGAGCACCATCGGCGAGGAGCTGCAGTTCGTCCGTGGATACGTCGCCTTGCAGGCGCTGCGCTATCCCGAACGGCTCCGCGTCACCGTTGACGCGCCTGCCGCGGCGGAATCCTTCCCCTGTCCGCCCCTGCTCCTGCAGCCGCTGGTCGAAAACGCCATCCGCCACGACCTCGAATGTCATCAGGACATCTCGACGATCGACGTCGCGGTGACACCGGGACCCGCCGGCACGACGATCACGGTACGCAACTCCATGCATCCCGGTTCGCCGGCCAATCCCGGGCTCGGGCTCGGCCTCCGCGGGACACGGGATCGTCTGGCCCTGCTGTACGGTGAGGCCGCGCGCGTCGAGGCCGGGCCCGCTGACGCACACTTCGTGGTAACGATCTTCCTGCCATTGGTTGCGAAGCATGACTCCTGA
- a CDS encoding MOSC domain-containing protein — MKSLAGEPLREAQLTRDGIPGDRIVHVRGPEGVRTSRRQHRLLGLKATLGEDGQPLVNDLPWQDPAVLRAVKAAAGSDAWLEAYDGVERFDILPLLVATDGAVASFGRDIRRLRPNILIGGVDGMDEVTWEGAELHIGTAVVRLDSLRGRCPMTTVDPDTLERDPEVLRDIGRRFGGRLALNAEVTRPGLIRVGDAVRLVRTKSRLQA; from the coding sequence GTGAAGAGCCTCGCGGGCGAACCGCTCCGGGAGGCTCAGCTCACCCGGGACGGCATTCCGGGAGACCGGATCGTGCACGTGCGCGGGCCCGAGGGGGTGCGTACCTCTCGGCGACAGCACCGATTGCTTGGTCTCAAGGCGACGTTGGGGGAGGATGGACAGCCGTTGGTGAATGACCTGCCGTGGCAGGATCCGGCGGTCCTGCGGGCGGTGAAGGCCGCTGCCGGCTCCGATGCGTGGCTGGAAGCGTACGACGGGGTTGAGCGGTTCGACATCCTGCCGCTGTTGGTCGCGACCGATGGTGCAGTGGCGAGCTTTGGCCGCGACATCCGCCGGCTCCGGCCGAATATCCTGATCGGCGGGGTGGACGGCATGGACGAGGTGACCTGGGAAGGCGCGGAACTCCACATCGGGACAGCCGTCGTGCGGCTCGACTCGCTCCGCGGCCGATGTCCCATGACCACGGTGGACCCGGACACGTTGGAACGGGACCCGGAGGTGCTTCGTGACATCGGCCGCCGGTTCGGGGGCCGCCTGGCGCTCAACGCCGAAGTGACCCGGCCTGGCCTCATCAGGGTCGGAGATGCGGTTCGCCTGGTGAGGACAAAAAGCCGGCTGCAGGCCTGA
- a CDS encoding nuclear transport factor 2 family protein produces MSNPIRPPFTRESALAKVQAAEDAWNSRDPDRVALAYSEDSEWRNRAEFFSGRPAIRAFLKRKWDKENDYRLKKELWAFGDDRIAVRFEYEWHDSAGQWYRSYGNEMWEFNDEGLMARRYASINDEEIAEGQRRLFLAARV; encoded by the coding sequence ATGAGCAACCCGATACGCCCGCCGTTTACGCGGGAGAGCGCACTGGCCAAGGTGCAGGCCGCCGAAGATGCCTGGAACAGCCGCGACCCGGACCGGGTGGCGCTGGCGTACAGCGAAGACTCCGAGTGGCGCAATCGCGCCGAGTTCTTCTCCGGGCGCCCCGCCATCCGTGCGTTCCTGAAACGGAAGTGGGACAAGGAGAATGACTACCGTCTCAAGAAGGAACTCTGGGCCTTCGGAGACGATCGCATCGCGGTGCGGTTCGAATACGAGTGGCACGACAGTGCGGGGCAGTGGTACCGCTCGTACGGCAACGAGATGTGGGAGTTCAACGACGAAGGCCTCATGGCGCGCCGGTATGCCAGCATCAACGACGAGGAGATCGCCGAAGGCCAACGGCGTCTCTTTCTCGCCGCGCGGGTGTGA
- a CDS encoding ankyrin repeat domain-containing protein: MRTFGWLLVAANLIGAVALLLGRDGGDAATRGLGRGVGALLAVLALVAAVLLWWGSRASGRGIALLIAGALVLLPPLLLILFTTDSGLALLYPSRRGIPKPGAVVRYEFPDAATREVALALIMEDYDRVDSLIKTAQPDLAARDERGQSLLGIATHHAMIYSATMENLRPLRALLAAGAVPRPDDAGRDELMITKLARARGEPAAAAFAMLLEAGLSPDERDSEGQSALFDNYLTPEAARVLVAHGVSRAPRHTNAAQQEWSPVTWQTERGNWATARVLLEAGLALDYASPPGSRFAQVMATALEGASDDDRADADMQALVAAAERVK, encoded by the coding sequence ATGCGTACGTTCGGATGGCTCCTCGTCGCCGCGAATCTCATCGGAGCGGTGGCACTCCTTCTCGGCCGTGACGGCGGTGACGCCGCCACGCGTGGGCTGGGCCGCGGAGTCGGCGCCCTGCTGGCCGTCCTTGCCCTCGTCGCGGCTGTGCTCCTCTGGTGGGGGAGCCGCGCGAGTGGGCGGGGGATCGCCCTCCTCATCGCGGGCGCCCTCGTCCTGCTGCCGCCGCTCCTGCTCATCCTCTTCACGACCGATTCGGGTCTCGCGCTGCTCTATCCCTCGAGGCGCGGGATTCCCAAGCCGGGGGCGGTGGTCCGATACGAGTTTCCCGACGCAGCGACGCGTGAGGTGGCGCTGGCGCTGATCATGGAGGACTACGACCGCGTCGATAGCCTGATCAAGACGGCACAGCCGGACCTTGCCGCCCGCGACGAACGCGGACAGTCGCTGCTCGGCATCGCGACCCACCACGCCATGATCTACAGCGCCACGATGGAGAACCTCCGGCCGCTCCGGGCGCTGTTGGCCGCTGGCGCCGTCCCCCGACCCGATGACGCGGGCCGCGACGAGCTGATGATCACCAAGCTGGCCCGCGCGAGAGGTGAACCCGCCGCCGCGGCATTCGCGATGTTGCTCGAGGCCGGGCTGTCGCCGGACGAGCGCGACAGCGAGGGGCAATCGGCGCTCTTCGACAACTACCTCACGCCGGAGGCCGCGCGGGTTCTCGTGGCCCACGGCGTGTCGCGCGCGCCGCGACACACCAACGCGGCGCAGCAGGAGTGGTCACCCGTGACGTGGCAGACGGAGCGTGGCAACTGGGCCACCGCGCGCGTCCTGCTCGAGGCGGGACTCGCGCTCGACTACGCGTCGCCGCCGGGCTCGCGGTTTGCCCAGGTGATGGCAACCGCCCTGGAGGGTGCATCCGACGACGACCGTGCCGACGCCGACATGCAGGCGTTGGTGGCCGCAGCGGAGCGGGTGAAGTGA
- a CDS encoding MBL fold metallo-hydrolase: MRIHRLARALCTSSLLLAAATVAGAQSPASPAPPAQIHVATGDARSYFSNAWWIESAQGLVLIDALCLRSDVDRLIAALRATGKPLAAVVITHPHADHFGGLRQLKAAFPRAPIIATRPTADAMQGVHDQALQPGGWLDALGAEYERRLQRPDSLVPSGSTVQLAGLTVTLRDYGPAEAENNTVVFVRELNALFTGDLTVAGGAYYIGEQHSRLAMVALSQLLVDFPGPVTAYSGHFAPMPLAPVVHDNIEQLRFFRLAAAAEFADSSARSPSGALTPVAMRRLTRTYAGFLRDRNAYGMGPVAIAQMNAGGIVAEMQSAAPVRVPPIHEQVRAGLRPLRFLLGRWMGTQLPADTSRPSTRPALELTSEFVPVLGGAAVEGRMTAPGYRFVLTLSYDVAQQRYRVGALDDVSGLLDIFEGALLGDGALVVDNVRAGTYYVNPSGARVHSRLTFTPTTGDLFHLVVEESIDGGRTWAVTTRYEATKRLVP, translated from the coding sequence GTGCGTATCCACCGACTCGCCCGCGCGCTCTGCACGTCGTCACTGCTGCTTGCAGCTGCTACCGTAGCTGGCGCGCAAAGCCCCGCATCGCCGGCGCCACCGGCGCAGATCCATGTGGCCACCGGTGACGCGCGCTCCTATTTCTCGAACGCATGGTGGATCGAATCCGCGCAGGGACTGGTCCTGATCGACGCCTTGTGCCTTCGCAGCGACGTCGACCGGCTCATCGCGGCGCTTCGTGCCACCGGCAAGCCGCTTGCAGCCGTCGTCATCACTCATCCGCACGCCGATCACTTCGGCGGCCTGCGGCAATTGAAGGCGGCGTTTCCGCGCGCCCCGATCATCGCGACCCGACCCACCGCCGACGCCATGCAGGGCGTCCATGACCAGGCGCTCCAGCCCGGCGGCTGGCTCGACGCGTTAGGCGCCGAGTACGAGCGGCGGCTCCAGCGGCCCGACTCGCTGGTCCCGTCGGGCAGCACGGTGCAGCTGGCCGGGCTCACCGTCACCCTGCGAGACTACGGGCCGGCGGAGGCAGAGAACAACACCGTCGTGTTCGTCCGCGAGCTGAATGCCCTGTTCACGGGTGACCTCACCGTGGCTGGTGGAGCGTACTACATCGGGGAGCAGCACTCGCGGCTCGCCATGGTCGCCCTGTCCCAGCTGCTCGTCGACTTCCCTGGCCCGGTCACCGCCTACTCCGGGCATTTCGCCCCCATGCCGTTGGCGCCCGTGGTGCACGACAACATCGAGCAGCTACGCTTCTTTCGCCTCGCGGCCGCAGCAGAATTCGCCGACTCCTCGGCGCGTAGTCCGTCGGGAGCGCTCACCCCCGTCGCGATGCGACGCCTGACGCGCACCTACGCGGGCTTCCTGCGCGATCGGAACGCGTACGGCATGGGGCCTGTAGCCATCGCCCAGATGAATGCCGGCGGTATTGTCGCCGAGATGCAGTCCGCGGCACCGGTTCGCGTGCCACCCATCCACGAACAGGTGCGCGCCGGGTTGCGGCCATTGCGCTTCCTGCTCGGTAGGTGGATGGGCACCCAGCTCCCCGCCGACACTTCGCGACCGTCCACCCGTCCCGCCCTCGAACTCACCTCTGAATTCGTCCCCGTGCTTGGCGGCGCGGCCGTTGAGGGTCGCATGACGGCACCTGGCTATCGCTTTGTCCTCACCCTGTCGTATGACGTCGCCCAGCAGCGGTACCGTGTGGGTGCGCTCGACGATGTCTCCGGCCTGCTCGACATCTTCGAGGGCGCACTGCTCGGCGATGGTGCCCTGGTGGTCGACAACGTGCGCGCCGGCACCTACTACGTGAATCCAAGCGGCGCACGCGTTCATTCGCGCCTCACGTTCACCCCTACCACCGGCGACCTCTTCCATCTGGTGGTCGAGGAATCCATCGATGGTGGACGGACGTGGGCTGTCACGACGCGCTACGAGGCGACGAAGCGGCTCGTCCCGTGA
- a CDS encoding response regulator transcription factor, which yields MTPDKIQVLIVDDEPLARTNLRHALAAFPQCHVVAECAGVAEARAYLGAAGSGANSGTGRALEASDAAVAVVFLDIRMPSESGLVLARELVTRAEPPIIVFVTAHGDFAIEAFEIHALDYLLKPVEDARLAQAVARIEEMLQLRQRAAYATAVRDYLTEAGDSASSQPPQYLARLSVRSVGQIESIAVDDVRWFGASGNYVELHLGKRVVLHRVSIGALERRLDPGIFLRVHRSTIVRRSDMGVLRVTGDGTYLLQLRSGGQVSVSERYVDAVRAAMGE from the coding sequence ATGACTCCTGACAAGATCCAGGTGCTCATCGTGGACGACGAGCCGCTGGCGCGCACGAACCTGCGGCACGCCCTCGCGGCGTTTCCGCAGTGTCACGTCGTCGCCGAGTGTGCCGGCGTTGCCGAGGCCCGAGCCTACCTCGGCGCTGCGGGCAGCGGCGCGAACTCGGGGACCGGACGAGCCTTGGAGGCGAGCGACGCCGCGGTGGCCGTCGTCTTCCTGGACATTCGCATGCCATCGGAGAGTGGCTTGGTGCTGGCGCGCGAACTCGTCACACGTGCCGAGCCTCCGATCATCGTCTTCGTGACGGCCCATGGAGATTTTGCCATCGAGGCGTTCGAGATTCACGCACTCGACTACCTGCTCAAGCCGGTGGAGGACGCACGGCTCGCCCAGGCCGTGGCCCGCATCGAAGAGATGCTGCAACTGCGCCAACGTGCCGCCTACGCCACCGCCGTTCGTGACTACCTGACCGAAGCCGGCGATTCGGCCTCCAGCCAGCCGCCCCAGTACCTGGCCAGGCTCAGCGTTCGCTCCGTTGGACAGATCGAATCCATCGCCGTGGACGACGTCCGATGGTTCGGTGCGTCGGGCAACTATGTGGAGCTGCACCTCGGCAAGCGGGTCGTGCTGCATCGCGTGTCCATCGGTGCGCTCGAGCGACGCCTCGATCCCGGCATCTTCCTGAGGGTCCATCGCAGCACCATCGTGCGACGGTCCGACATGGGCGTGCTGCGCGTCACCGGCGATGGCACCTATCTCTTGCAGCTGCGCTCCGGTGGGCAGGTCAGCGTGAGCGAGCGGTATGTCGACGCCGTTCGTGCCGCGATGGGCGAGTAG
- a CDS encoding ABC transporter permease yields MTLAHDLRLAVRLLVRRPLFTTLVVATIAIAIGLNSAVFAAVDALLLRPIPGVRAPEQVVGLYRTAPGISWGSNSVPHFMDVRERTTDVFEQVAAWTFSGFSHGDGDQPQILSGQLVSATYFSTLGVQPAHGRFFVPAEDSGRGAHPVVVLGDGTWRRRFGGDPSIVGRTIQLNGQAMEVIGVAPPVFRGTVPMLEPALFVPLMQMEVLDADRAGSLDNRGRNFLNVIARLRPGVTRDQAATRLEAVNSELATAWPEPYSNSGTRIIPLAEIGTHPSMRTAQLGISGALLGVVFVLLLLACVNVASLFLARARDRAREMAVRLAIGASRWHLVRQLMIESLLFVGVAGAAGLLVAAGGVAVVNAIQVPIGDLGVRPDISLSGRVLAFTMGVSLMAGLVVGMLPALQATRPSLVPGLKGELQSGRTRSRMRDALILAQVALSIILLTCAGLFVSNVQRATTVAVGFSPEGAVTATLSPALQGYDRQRAEQFYRSLLDRLRALNGVEHVGLVDVLPLGIGSSDTRVQIPGYTPAEGEGMNILHASVTPGYFRAMGIRLVSGREVTAQDDSASIPVVVVNERFVERFWPGQDPVGRTVRRGTRDFTVIGVVGTGKYRSLGEEPTAYMYFAHAQAWLSMMRVVVRHRGSDAAALASIGAEVRALDPLMPVTGLRTMTSHMGTSLLPARIAGGALGFFGAIGLLLAAIGIYGVMTQAVGQRTREIGIRMALGATEGKVTRLVFGQGMRFVGAGCVLGIVGAGGAFVLMRGILYGVGSLTVASFVLAPLVLVAVAAVATLLPVRRTVRGSALSAIRQD; encoded by the coding sequence ATGACCCTCGCTCACGACCTTCGCCTCGCCGTTCGACTTCTGGTCCGCCGGCCGCTCTTCACCACCCTGGTGGTGGCGACCATCGCCATTGCCATCGGGCTGAACAGCGCCGTGTTCGCCGCGGTGGACGCCCTGCTGTTGCGCCCTATCCCTGGCGTCCGGGCACCGGAGCAGGTTGTGGGGCTCTATCGCACGGCACCCGGGATATCCTGGGGCTCGAACTCGGTGCCCCACTTCATGGACGTGCGGGAGCGTACGACCGACGTCTTTGAGCAGGTCGCTGCCTGGACCTTCTCCGGCTTCAGTCACGGAGATGGCGACCAACCGCAGATTCTCTCCGGACAGTTGGTCTCGGCGACGTACTTCTCCACGCTTGGGGTGCAGCCGGCGCACGGACGATTCTTCGTGCCTGCTGAGGACAGCGGGCGCGGGGCACATCCGGTCGTCGTTCTCGGAGACGGCACCTGGCGGCGTCGCTTCGGTGGCGACCCGTCCATCGTCGGACGCACGATCCAGCTCAATGGCCAGGCGATGGAGGTGATCGGTGTCGCGCCACCGGTGTTCCGAGGCACCGTACCCATGCTGGAGCCAGCGCTGTTCGTCCCACTCATGCAGATGGAAGTGCTCGACGCCGATCGCGCGGGGTCTCTCGACAACCGTGGTCGGAACTTCCTGAATGTGATCGCTCGCCTGCGGCCGGGGGTCACGCGCGATCAGGCGGCGACACGCCTCGAGGCCGTGAACAGCGAGCTCGCGACCGCCTGGCCGGAGCCGTACAGCAACAGCGGAACGCGCATCATTCCGCTCGCAGAGATCGGGACGCATCCGTCGATGCGGACGGCCCAGCTCGGAATCTCGGGTGCCTTGTTAGGCGTGGTATTCGTGCTCCTCCTGCTGGCGTGCGTGAACGTCGCCAGCCTGTTCCTCGCGCGAGCCCGGGACCGCGCGCGCGAGATGGCCGTGCGGCTCGCGATCGGCGCAAGTCGATGGCACCTCGTACGCCAGCTGATGATCGAAAGCCTGCTGTTCGTAGGGGTGGCGGGAGCGGCGGGACTCCTCGTCGCGGCAGGCGGGGTCGCGGTGGTCAACGCAATCCAGGTTCCGATCGGTGACCTGGGGGTCCGACCGGACATCTCGCTCAGCGGTCGCGTCCTCGCCTTCACGATGGGGGTGTCGCTCATGGCCGGCCTGGTCGTCGGCATGCTGCCCGCATTGCAGGCGACGCGTCCGTCGCTCGTTCCCGGATTGAAGGGCGAGTTGCAGTCAGGTCGGACGCGCTCGCGAATGCGCGATGCCCTGATTCTCGCACAGGTCGCGCTGTCCATCATCCTCCTGACCTGCGCTGGGTTGTTCGTCTCCAACGTGCAGCGGGCGACGACCGTGGCGGTGGGTTTCTCGCCGGAGGGCGCGGTGACCGCGACGCTCTCACCCGCGCTCCAGGGGTACGACCGCCAACGCGCGGAGCAATTCTACCGGAGCCTGCTGGATCGCCTGCGCGCGCTGAACGGAGTGGAACACGTGGGGCTGGTCGACGTGCTGCCGTTGGGGATCGGGAGTTCCGACACGCGAGTGCAGATTCCCGGCTACACGCCGGCAGAAGGCGAGGGGATGAACATCCTGCACGCCAGTGTGACCCCCGGATACTTCCGGGCCATGGGCATCCGCCTGGTCTCCGGTCGCGAGGTCACGGCGCAGGATGACAGCGCCTCCATTCCGGTGGTTGTCGTGAACGAGCGCTTCGTGGAGCGCTTCTGGCCCGGGCAGGATCCCGTGGGGCGCACCGTGCGACGGGGGACCCGCGACTTCACCGTCATCGGGGTGGTCGGCACCGGGAAGTATCGTTCGCTGGGAGAGGAACCCACCGCGTACATGTACTTCGCCCACGCGCAGGCGTGGCTCTCGATGATGCGCGTGGTGGTGCGGCACCGTGGCAGCGATGCGGCGGCATTGGCCAGCATCGGCGCCGAGGTGCGGGCCCTGGATCCGTTGATGCCCGTGACCGGCTTGCGGACGATGACGTCGCACATGGGGACTTCCCTGCTCCCGGCACGTATCGCCGGCGGTGCGCTGGGCTTCTTTGGAGCGATCGGCCTGCTCCTGGCAGCGATCGGGATCTACGGCGTGATGACGCAGGCGGTGGGGCAGCGGACGCGCGAAATCGGGATCCGCATGGCGCTCGGCGCCACGGAGGGTAAGGTCACGCGTCTCGTCTTCGGACAGGGAATGCGGTTCGTTGGTGCGGGGTGTGTGCTGGGGATCGTCGGTGCGGGCGGTGCCTTCGTCCTGATGCGCGGAATCCTGTACGGGGTCGGTTCGCTCACGGTGGCGTCGTTCGTGTTGGCTCCGCTCGTGCTCGTAGCGGTTGCCGCCGTGGCGACGTTGCTCCCGGTGCGGCGCACAGTCCGGGGGAGCGCGCTGAGCGCCATCCGCCAGGACTGA